In Spirosoma pollinicola, the genomic window AAAACGGATACCTGCGTCGTAGTGACTTCGCAGTTCAGGTAGGTCCGGGCAGAGTTTGTGATCAACAAAGTTCTTCTGAACCGCCTGTAAGTATGCCATCACGACATACTTTTGATATTCGGCGTCAAGCCAATTTTGCGTGAACCAGTCAGGTTGTAATTTTTTCATAAACCGGAAAAATTCATTTTAAGGCATATGCTTTGGTTAAACTAACCAACGATTGTTGTATTGCCAAATTCTGTTTGCTAAAAGTGTGTCCTCGACCAAAGGAAGTTTAGCAAACAAAGCAAATGGCAGTATGTCAGGCGTAAACCGGAAAATTTGGCAGTTTAGCGCATTGGCACAGTAATTGGCGATCAAGAACCGTCGTGTAAGTACAAACACAAACAGTTTAAAACCTTAATCAACTCATTATCATGGTAGCAGAAACGGAAAGCGTTAAAGTGAACGTGAAACCGCTGGCCGACCGGGTGCTGGTAGAAGCCGCACCGGCCGAAGAAAAAACCTCGTTCGGAATTATCATTCCTGACACGGCAAAAGAAAAACCCCAGCGTGGAACGGTCGTCGCCGTTGGTGCAGGAAAGAAAGATGAGCCGCTAACAGTTCAGGTGGGCGACACAGTTTTGTATGGCAAATATGCTGGTACAGAAATCACTGTAGAAGGTAAAGAGTACCTTATCATGCGTGAATCTGACATTTTCGCAATCCTGTAAGTTGAATGAATAATGCATAATGATTAATGTACAATGATATAAAGGCTTCATTTGCATTCCTCGTTTTTCATTCTCCATTCTCCATTTTTCATTCTACATTTTCCCAAAACAATGGCTAAGAAAATATTTTTTGATACCGAAGCGCGTGAGCGTATTAAAAAGGGTGTTGATACCCTTGCCGATGCGGTAAAAGTTACCCTCGGACCTAAAGGCCGGAACGTAATTCTGGATAAAAAATTCGGCTCTCCTGTAATCACCAAAGATGGTGTTACGGTGGCCAAAGAAATTGAACTGAAGGATGCCATGGAAAACATGGGTGCCCAGTTAGTAAAAGAAGTTGCTTCGAAAACCGCTGATTCGGCTGGTGATGGTACAACGACGGCTACGGTATTGGCACAGGCGATCTACTCGATCGGTGCGAAAAACGTAGCGGCTGGTGCTAACCCAATGGATTTGAAGCGTGGTATCGAGAAAGCCGTTATTGCCGTTGTTAAAAACCTTGGCGAACAGGCACAAACGATTGGTGACGATTTCGGCAAAATTCAACAGGTTGCTACCATTTCAGCTAACCACGACGAAGAGATCGGAACGATGATTGCCGAAGCCATGAAAAAAGTTGGCAAAGAAGGCGTTATCACGGTTGAAGAAGCTCGTGGTACCGAGACGGAAGTTAAAACCGTTGAAGGTATGCAGTTCGACCGGGGTTACCTGTCGCCTTACTTCGTTACCAACACCGAGAAAATGGAAGTTGAACTGGAGCGCCCGTTCATCCTGATTTCGGAAAAGAAAGTATCGTCGATGAAAGAACTGCTTCCAGTTCTGGAGCAGGTTGCTCAAACCGGCCGTCCTTTGTTGATCATTGCTGAAGATGTTGACGGCGAAGCTCTGGCTACGTTGGTTGTTAACAAAATTCGTGGTGCCCTGAAAGTAGCTGCCGTCAAAGCTCCTGGCTTTGGCGACCGTCGGAAAGCTATGCTGGAAGACATCGCTATTCTAACGGGTGGCCAGGTTATCAGCGAAGAGCGTGGTTTCAAACTGGAAAACGCTTCGATCGAATACCTGGGTCAGGCTGAAAAAATCCTGATCGACAAAGACAATACAACTATTGTCAATGGTGTTGGTGAGAAAGAAAACATCACAGGCCGCGTAAATCAAATCAAAGCCCAAATCGAAAACACGACGTCAGATTACGACCGCGAGAAATTGCAGGAGCGTCTGGCCAAACTGTCGGGTGGTGTGGCTATCCTCTACATCGGTGCTGCTACCGAAGTAGAAATGAAAGAAAAGAAAGATCGCGTTGACGACGCCCTGCACGCAACCCGCGCAGCCGTTGAAGAAGGTATCGTAACGGGTGGTGGTATCGCGTTGATCCGCGCTATCTCGTCGCTGGACGGTATCACGACGATCAACGAAGACGAGAAAACCGGTGTTAATATCATCCGTGTTGCCCTCGAATCGCCACTACGCACGATTGTAGCTAACGCCGGTGGCGAAGGTTCTGTTATCGTGAACAAAGTGAAAGATGGTCAGGGTGGCTTCGGCTACAACGCCAAGAACGATACGTTCGAAGATCTGTTTTCAGCCGGTGTTATCGATCCTAAGAAAGTAACCCGTCTGGCTCTGGAAAACGCAGCGTCTATCGCCGGTCTGTTACTGACAACCGAGTGTGTGATTGCTGACGAGCCAGAAGAAGCGCCAGCTGGTGGCGGTCATGGTCACGGTGGTGGCGGTGGCATGGGCGGTATGATGTAATCTGAACCGCGATTTTCCTGATTTAAAAGATTTTCCTGATTGTTACAAAAAAGCCCCTGATCGAGAGATTGGGGGCTTTTTGCTTTTTCAGCCAGAATAAATGCTGCAACGAGCGATTTAGGCTACACAATGATTCATTAACTTTTCCACTTATTTACGTCACGGCTTACAGTATCCATGAAGAAACTCTTTTCAACAGAAGCTATTTTACCAAACACGGGCCTGGCCCTTGTGCGAGTTTTAATAGGCTTGTTCCTGGTCTATCATGGGTGGGAAGTCTTTGATGCAGCAAAGATGAAAGAGTACGCGGCCTGGGATGTCTTCAAGCAGGATTCATCGCCTGCTCTTATGGTTTATCTTGGCAAAGGTTCTGAGCTGGTGGCCGGAGCGCTGCTTACAATCGGTTTATTGTCAAGGCTAGCCTGCCTGATCATTATTGGCACGATGCTATATATATCCTTTTTTGTGGGCCACGGGAAAATTTGGTACGAAGATCAGCACCCGTTTTTATTTGTCCTGCTCGCGTTGGTTTTCTTTTTTGCCGGGCCAGGGAAATGGAGCGTAGATACCTTACTTGAGAAGCATTTTCTAAAAAAAGTGCACTAACAACAGTGCAAAAAAATAGTCTCAAACACCGGGCGTTTTGAGACCTATAGGCAAACAAAAAAGCCAAGCGAGACACTCTCTTGGCTTTCTGATTTACTCAACGTTATGAAAAACTTTTCTTTTCGATACAATTATAAAACAATTTCATTGGAAATTGATTCTTTCCTTTAAATATTTTTTACTAGCAAAAATAATGTTCTGATATACAGGTAGTTAACAATATAAAAATACTCAATTTTTATTTAATAGATAAGTATATATACTTAAAAAAATAATCAAAATATAGCTTTGCATATGTTACTATTTACATAAACAAAAGCCCATCCCGGATAGTTACGGTGCGATCTGCCAGAGCTGCCAAAGCTTCATTGTGGGTAACAATAATAAACGTCTGACCAAGTTCATCCCGAAGTCGGAAGAACAATTGGTGCAGTTCTTCGGCGTTTCGTGAATCGAGATTACCACTGGGTTCATCAGCAAATACAATGGCGGGTTCGTTAATCAATGCCCTCGCTACAGCGGCCCGCTGCTGCTCCCCTCCCGACAGTTGTGATGGTAAATTTGTTAGCCGGTGTTGTAACCCAAGAGTCGTTAACAATGCTTCGGCTCGCTGCCGAACAGCGCGTTCTTCCTTGCCAGCAATAAAACCGGGCAAGCAAACATTCTCTAAAGCAGTAAACTCGGGCAGTAAGTTATTGAACTGGAATACGAAACCAATGCGCTCGTTCCGAAACTGTGCCAGTTGACGGTCATTTAGGGTGAACACGTTTTGACCGGCAATATGCAATTCGCCTGAGTCGGGCCGGTCGAGTGTACCTAGAATTTGTAACAATGTGGTTTTGCCGGCCCCGGAAGCGCCTACAATAGATACAACTTCGCCCGGTTCAATGGCTAGATTAATACCTTTAAGAACAGGGAGATCGCCGTAGTTGCGACGAATATCAGTAGTTTGAAGAAGCGAACTCATTGAGTATGAAAAATGATGAGTAAAGAATGAATAATAGACGATCAGGAGTAATTATTCATCACTCAGCACTCATCATTCTTCATTTCCTGTTAACTTGCCGCACAAAAATACGATTTCCAATCCTCCTTGTTGCAGTTGTCATGAATATACACGAGTATCAGGGCAAAGAAATTCTCAAAAAGTACGGTGTCCGCATTCAAGAGGGTATCGTTGCTGAGTCGCCCGAGAAAGCCGTTGAAGCCGCCAAGCTCCTGATTGCCCAGTCAGGTCAAAAGTTTGTGGTAGTTAAATCCCAAATTCACGCTGGTGGGCGCGGAAAAGGCCAAATCGTTGGTTCTGAGCAGCGTGGTGTTGCTTTGGCTAAATCGGTTGATGCCGTTCGCGACATCACAAAAAATTTAATTGGCAATATTCTGGTCACCCACCAGACAGGACCGGAAGGTAAACGCGTCAACAAAGTTCTGATCGCTGAGGATGTTTATTACCCAGGCGTTTCGGAGCCCAAGGAAATGTACATTGGTATTCTGCTCGATCGTACTAAAGCCTGCAACGTCATCATGGCAAGTACCGAAGGTGGTATGGACATTGAGGAAGTAGCGGAACATAGTCCCGAAAAAATCGTTAAAGAATGGATTGATCCGGCTGTTGGCCTGCAACCGTTCCAGGCACGCAAAGTAGCTTTCGGCTTAGGATTGGAAGGCGAGGCTTTCAAAGAGATGGTTAAGTTCGTAACCGCCCTTTACAAAGCTTATGTTGATACAGATGCGTCGATGTTCGAAATCAACCCGGTTTTGAAAACGTCGGACAATAAAATTCTGGCTGTTGATGCCAAAGTGAATCTTGACGACAACGCGCTGTACCGTCACCTCGACCTGAAAGCCATGCGCGATCTGGCCGAAGAAGACCCCCTCGAAGTAGAAGCCTCGGCAAACGACCTGAATTATGTAAAACTCGACGGTAACGTGGGTTGCATGGTGAACGGTGCCGGTCTGGCTATGGCTACGATGGACATCATTAAACTATCGGGTGGTGAACCGGCCAACTTCCTAGATGTTGGGGGTGGAGCAAATGCCAAAACCGTTGAAGCCGGTTTCCGTATTATCCTGAAAGATCCAAACGTAAAAGCGATCCTGATCAATATCTTCGGTGGTATTGTTCGTTGCGACCGTGTAGCAACGGGTGTTGTTGAAGCCTACAAAGCTATCGGCGATATTCCCGTTCCAATCATTGTTCGCCTGCAAGGCACCAACGCAGAAGAAGGCGCCAAAATTATTGACGAATCAGGCCTGAAAGTACAATCGGCTGTGCTCTTGAAAGAAGCGGCTGAGAAAGTACGTCAGGTTATAGCAGCGTTGTAATGTACCCGACAGCCTCTGGCTGTCGGTATATAAATAAGCATAACACC contains:
- the sucC gene encoding ADP-forming succinate--CoA ligase subunit beta, encoding MNIHEYQGKEILKKYGVRIQEGIVAESPEKAVEAAKLLIAQSGQKFVVVKSQIHAGGRGKGQIVGSEQRGVALAKSVDAVRDITKNLIGNILVTHQTGPEGKRVNKVLIAEDVYYPGVSEPKEMYIGILLDRTKACNVIMASTEGGMDIEEVAEHSPEKIVKEWIDPAVGLQPFQARKVAFGLGLEGEAFKEMVKFVTALYKAYVDTDASMFEINPVLKTSDNKILAVDAKVNLDDNALYRHLDLKAMRDLAEEDPLEVEASANDLNYVKLDGNVGCMVNGAGLAMATMDIIKLSGGEPANFLDVGGGANAKTVEAGFRIILKDPNVKAILINIFGGIVRCDRVATGVVEAYKAIGDIPVPIIVRLQGTNAEEGAKIIDESGLKVQSAVLLKEAAEKVRQVIAAL
- a CDS encoding DoxX family protein, which translates into the protein MKKLFSTEAILPNTGLALVRVLIGLFLVYHGWEVFDAAKMKEYAAWDVFKQDSSPALMVYLGKGSELVAGALLTIGLLSRLACLIIIGTMLYISFFVGHGKIWYEDQHPFLFVLLALVFFFAGPGKWSVDTLLEKHFLKKVH
- a CDS encoding ABC transporter ATP-binding protein, translated to MSSLLQTTDIRRNYGDLPVLKGINLAIEPGEVVSIVGASGAGKTTLLQILGTLDRPDSGELHIAGQNVFTLNDRQLAQFRNERIGFVFQFNNLLPEFTALENVCLPGFIAGKEERAVRQRAEALLTTLGLQHRLTNLPSQLSGGEQQRAAVARALINEPAIVFADEPSGNLDSRNAEELHQLFFRLRDELGQTFIIVTHNEALAALADRTVTIRDGLLFM
- a CDS encoding co-chaperone GroES; the protein is MVAETESVKVNVKPLADRVLVEAAPAEEKTSFGIIIPDTAKEKPQRGTVVAVGAGKKDEPLTVQVGDTVLYGKYAGTEITVEGKEYLIMRESDIFAIL
- the groL gene encoding chaperonin GroEL (60 kDa chaperone family; promotes refolding of misfolded polypeptides especially under stressful conditions; forms two stacked rings of heptamers to form a barrel-shaped 14mer; ends can be capped by GroES; misfolded proteins enter the barrel where they are refolded when GroES binds), which codes for MAKKIFFDTEARERIKKGVDTLADAVKVTLGPKGRNVILDKKFGSPVITKDGVTVAKEIELKDAMENMGAQLVKEVASKTADSAGDGTTTATVLAQAIYSIGAKNVAAGANPMDLKRGIEKAVIAVVKNLGEQAQTIGDDFGKIQQVATISANHDEEIGTMIAEAMKKVGKEGVITVEEARGTETEVKTVEGMQFDRGYLSPYFVTNTEKMEVELERPFILISEKKVSSMKELLPVLEQVAQTGRPLLIIAEDVDGEALATLVVNKIRGALKVAAVKAPGFGDRRKAMLEDIAILTGGQVISEERGFKLENASIEYLGQAEKILIDKDNTTIVNGVGEKENITGRVNQIKAQIENTTSDYDREKLQERLAKLSGGVAILYIGAATEVEMKEKKDRVDDALHATRAAVEEGIVTGGGIALIRAISSLDGITTINEDEKTGVNIIRVALESPLRTIVANAGGEGSVIVNKVKDGQGGFGYNAKNDTFEDLFSAGVIDPKKVTRLALENAASIAGLLLTTECVIADEPEEAPAGGGHGHGGGGGMGGMM